The Ignavibacteria bacterium genome contains the following window.
TTACTACATTTTTATTAACATCGGCGATCAATTTTCAGACTTTGAGGGAGAATATCCGGGAAAAACTTTTAAGTTGCCTAACCCAGCTTACTTAACTTTTTAGAAGAAAGATTTTTTTGCTTCATCTATGTTGTTGTAAATTCTTAAAAGTTTATCGAGTTGAGATACTTCAAATCTTTCGTAAACCGACTGAGATTTCACGACCAGATTCATTTTGCCGTTTATCATAATCAGTGATCTGTAAGTCTCCACTATCACACCTATCAATGAACTTTCGATAAATTTCAAATCCGATAAATCCAGGAGTATCTGGTAAAATTTCTCAACATCAATTAATTCTTTTAGTATTTCTTTCAACTTTATTGAAGTCGAAAGGGAAACAATTTCTCCTGAAATTTTGACAATGCAATATCTTTCTGATTTTTCAATTGTAATCACATTGTTGTTATTCATTTTTCTCTCTTTTATTCAAAATTTTTTACCAAACATTACAGCATTAAAAATAGTTCTGAAAAA
Protein-coding sequences here:
- a CDS encoding STAS domain-containing protein codes for the protein MNNNNVITIEKSERYCIVKISGEIVSLSTSIKLKEILKELIDVEKFYQILLDLSDLKFIESSLIGVIVETYRSLIMINGKMNLVVKSQSVYERFEVSQLDKLLRIYNNIDEAKKSFF